The proteins below are encoded in one region of Belonocnema kinseyi isolate 2016_QV_RU_SX_M_011 chromosome 1, B_treatae_v1, whole genome shotgun sequence:
- the LOC117175500 gene encoding histone H1C-like, with translation MADKVESPAAPAAVATPKKATSPKKAATPKTKKPRVTAKATHPPASEMVLAAVQALKEKKGSSLQAIKKYIVATYKVDADKQAIFIKKYLKSAVASGALVQTKGSGAAGSFKLPVGKTEAKPKSTKAAAKAKSASKAKKPASPKKAPKAKKAVAEKKKSTKVAAKPPKAKTATKPKVAKAVPKTAKAASPKKKVAAKKVAKK, from the coding sequence ATGGCTGACAAAGTTGAATCTCCAGCTGCACCAGCGGCAGTGGCAACACCTAAGAAGGCTACATCTCCCAAGAAGGCTGCTACTCCGAAAACAAAGAAACCTCGTGTCACTGCGAAGGCAACTCATCCTCCTGCATCCGAAATGGTTCTTGCAGCAGTCCAAGCTTTAAAGGAAAAGAAGGGCTCTTCTCTTCAAGCAATCAAGAAGTACATTGTTGCAACATACAAAGTTGATGCTGACAAACAagctattttcatcaaaaagtatctAAAATCGGCTGTTGCCAGCGGAGCTTTGGTCCAGACTAAAGGATCGGGTGCTGCCGGATCCTTCAAGTTGCCTGTGGGTAAAACTGAGGCCAAACCAAAATCTACAAAGGCTGCTGCAAAAGCCAAATCAGCATCAAAGGCAAAGAAACCAGCATCCCCAAAGAAGGCTCCTAAAGCCAAAAAGGCTGTTGCTGAAAAGAAAAAGTCTACAAAAGTTGCTGCGAAACCACCTAAGGCAAAAACCGCCACCAAACCTAAGGTTGCGAAGGCTGTCCCGAAAACGGCGAAGGCAGCTTCTCCCAAAAAGAAGGTTGCAGCGAAGAAAGTTGCAAAGAAGTAA